The genome window ACATAACTCATCACATCGTGGATTGTAGGGTTGAAGTACAACCAGCTTGATGGCAAGAAGTCACGGTGAAGCGAAGTTACGATAATTACGAAACGCTCAAACCACATACCGATGTTTACTACAATAGAAATGAAGAAGATAAAGCCGATGCTTGTTCTTGCTTTCTTGATGTAGAACATTTGAGGAGAGATTACGTTACATCCCATCATAGCCCAATATGCCCACCAGTACTGACCTGTCATACGGTTTACGAATGCATATTGCTCGTATTCAACACCTGAATACCATGCAATACAGAACTCAGTAATATAAGCGATACCTACTACAGAACCTGTAATCGTGATTACGATACACATCAACTCGATGTGCTCCATAGTGATATAATCTTCTAATTTGTAAACTTTGCGAGTGATGATCATCAACGTCAATACCATGGCAAAACCTGAGAAGATCGCTCCTGCTACGAAGTAAGGAGGGAAGATCGTTGTATGCCATCCTGGGATAACTGATGTTGCAAAGTCAAATGATACGATAGTGTGTACTGAAAGTACTAGAGGAGTTGACAAACCAGCCAAGATCAATGATACAGCTTCATAGTGCATCCAAGTTTTTGCTGATCCGTTGAAACCCATTGACAACATACCGTACATCAAACGGCTCATTTTTGTCGTTGCTCTATCACGGATAGTTGCAAAGTCAGGAATAAGACCGATGAACCAGAATACCAACGATACTGAGAAGTATGTTGAAATCGCAAATACGTCCCACAATAGTGGAGAGTTGAAGTTCACCCAAAGTGAACCATATGTGTTTGGTAAAGGCAATGCCCAGATACCACCAATCCATGGACGTCCCATGTGTACTACTGGCCAAAGAAGGGCACAAATAACGGCGAAAATTGTCATCGCCTCAGCAGCACGGTTAATTGATGTACGCCATTTCTGACGGAACAAAAGCAATACGGCAGAAATCAATGTACCGGCGTGACCGATACCTACCCACCATACGAAGTTGGTAATATCCCAAGCCCACTGTACGGTCTTGTTCATACCCCACTTACCAATACCATTCCATAGCATGTCCCCTAAGTAGTAGCCACCAGCTAACAACAAAAGAACAGACACACCGAAGGCAGCCAACCAACGAGGATTAGGCGCAGCCTCCACCGGACGACAAATGTCTTCCGTAATATCCTTATACGTTTTACCACCGGTTACCAGTGGCTCACGAACTTTTGATACAACCTGCATATATTTTTGGTTATCTATGTTTCAGTTTTTACAGAAATCTGCTAAAAGGAAAGGGATAAAGGATTTTGACATCCTTTATCCGCTATCATTTATGCGTCATGTTTCTTAGAAGCGTCTTTGTTTCTTACTTTCGCTAGATAATAAACGTTTGGACGAACGTTGATCTCATCTAGTACGTTGTAAGCTCTTTCTTCCAACTCTCCTTCAAGAAGTTTACGAACATTTGAGTTAGAGTCGTTCAAGTCACCAAACTGAATAGCTCCAGCAGTACAAGAAGCAGCACATGCTGTAGTAGCATCTCCGTCTCTCATTTCTCTGCCTTCAGTCTTAGCTTTCAATTTACCAGCTTGGATTCTCTGAACACACATAGAACATTTCTCCATTACACCTCTTGAACGAACTGTAACGTCTGGGTTCAATACCATTTTACCCAAGTCGTTGTTCATATGATAGTTGAACTCATTATTGTTGTGGTATTTGAACCAGTTGAAACGACGTACTTTGTAAGGACAGTTGTTCGCACAGTATTTCGTACCGATACATCTGTTGTAAGTCATTTGGTTCAAACCTTCTGTAGAGTGCGTAGTTGCAGCTACCGGACATACAGTTTCACAAGGAGCGTTGTTACAGTGCTGACACATCATAGGCTGGAATACAACTTCAGGATTTTCCAAAGCTCTTTCCATTGTCATATAATCGTCTGGCATTGATACGTCTGCCTCTTCGTGAGCGTAGTAACGGTCAATTCTCAACCAGTGCATTTCACGACGGTTGATTACCTCTTCTTTACCTACCACAGGAACGTTGTTCTCAGTGTGACAAGCTACTACACAGGCGTTACATCCGTTACATGCGTTAAGGTCGATAGCCAATCCCCAGTGGTGATTGTTGTATTCGTGAACATCAGATTTGAATCCGATTCTCTCGTTCCACAACAATGCTGTAGCTGGTT of Sediminitomix flava contains these proteins:
- the nrfD gene encoding NrfD/PsrC family molybdoenzyme membrane anchor subunit is translated as MQVVSKVREPLVTGGKTYKDITEDICRPVEAAPNPRWLAAFGVSVLLLLAGGYYLGDMLWNGIGKWGMNKTVQWAWDITNFVWWVGIGHAGTLISAVLLLFRQKWRTSINRAAEAMTIFAVICALLWPVVHMGRPWIGGIWALPLPNTYGSLWVNFNSPLLWDVFAISTYFSVSLVFWFIGLIPDFATIRDRATTKMSRLMYGMLSMGFNGSAKTWMHYEAVSLILAGLSTPLVLSVHTIVSFDFATSVIPGWHTTIFPPYFVAGAIFSGFAMVLTLMIITRKVYKLEDYITMEHIELMCIVITITGSVVGIAYITEFCIAWYSGVEYEQYAFVNRMTGQYWWAYWAMMGCNVISPQMFYIKKARTSIGFIFFISIVVNIGMWFERFVIIVTSLHRDFLPSSWLYFNPTIHDVMSYVMTFGLFFTLFFLFSKYFPVVNMAEVKSILKDSDSKVYKSRRTISNDVLPEADRVPVEEQG